Proteins from a single region of Nocardiopsis dassonvillei subsp. dassonvillei DSM 43111:
- a CDS encoding AAA family ATPase → MRVFAELCPAPPRWDLDWARVREALPWVRDLAGVEQDPVHHAEGDVETHTRMACEALAELPAWRSRPAAERERLFAAVLLHDVAKPLCTRREEDGRVTAHGHSRRGDLLARRLLWEAAAEPGAAASPLEAVRWREHVAALVRHHQVPFWALERPDLRRIAFRVSLVARNDDLVLLATADILGRRCGDTAEVLENIGLYGEYCREQRCLDRPRGFPSDHARFWFFRKPDRDPDYAAHDDTRMTVTVMSGLPGAGKDTWIARERPGVPVVSLDALRAELGVRPTADQRPVAAAAHARAREHLRAGRSFVWNATNVSRSLRDQCVDLAAAYRARVEIVSVEAPPRVLRARLDRRRAPVPAAAVERLVRRWECPDPTEAHRLLRWTSA, encoded by the coding sequence ATGCGGGTGTTCGCTGAGCTGTGCCCGGCGCCGCCGCGCTGGGACCTGGACTGGGCGCGGGTGCGCGAGGCCCTCCCGTGGGTGCGCGACCTGGCCGGGGTGGAACAGGATCCGGTGCACCACGCCGAGGGGGACGTGGAGACGCACACCCGCATGGCGTGCGAGGCGCTGGCCGAGCTGCCCGCGTGGCGGTCCCGCCCCGCCGCGGAGCGGGAGCGGTTGTTCGCCGCCGTGCTGCTGCACGACGTCGCCAAACCGCTGTGCACCCGCCGGGAGGAGGACGGCCGGGTGACCGCGCACGGCCACTCGCGGCGCGGGGACCTCCTGGCGCGCCGGCTGCTGTGGGAGGCCGCGGCCGAACCCGGGGCCGCCGCCTCGCCGCTGGAGGCGGTGCGCTGGCGCGAGCACGTGGCGGCCCTGGTGCGCCACCACCAGGTGCCGTTCTGGGCGCTGGAGCGCCCGGACCTGCGCCGCATCGCGTTCCGGGTGAGCCTGGTGGCGCGCAACGACGACCTGGTGCTCCTGGCCACCGCCGACATCCTGGGCCGCCGCTGCGGCGACACCGCGGAGGTCCTGGAGAACATCGGGCTGTACGGCGAGTACTGCCGGGAGCAGCGGTGCCTGGACCGGCCGAGGGGGTTCCCCTCCGACCACGCCCGGTTCTGGTTCTTCCGCAAGCCCGACCGCGACCCGGACTACGCCGCCCACGACGACACCCGGATGACGGTGACCGTCATGTCGGGGCTGCCGGGTGCGGGCAAGGACACCTGGATCGCGCGCGAGCGGCCGGGCGTGCCGGTGGTGAGCCTGGACGCGCTGCGCGCCGAGCTGGGCGTGCGCCCGACCGCCGACCAGCGGCCGGTGGCGGCGGCCGCGCACGCGCGCGCCCGCGAGCACCTGCGCGCGGGGCGGTCGTTCGTGTGGAACGCCACCAACGTCTCGCGGTCGCTGCGCGACCAGTGCGTGGATCTGGCGGCCGCCTACCGGGCGCGCGTGGAGATCGTCTCGGTCGAGGCCCCGCCCCGGGTGCTGCGGGCCCGCCTGGACCGCAGGCGGGCGCCGGTCCCGGCCGCCGCCGTGGAGCGCCTGGTACGGCGCTGGGAGTGCCCGGACCCGACCGAGGCGCACCGGCTCCTGCGGTGGACCAGCGCCTGA
- a CDS encoding RNA ligase family protein: MRKYPRTRHIRGSRLQRGDHDLAAVPFSALAGRHLVVEEKLDGANAGISFGPGGELRLQSRGHYLTGGPRERHFAPFKAWAATVAPLLRPRLGERYVLYGEWLYAKHTVFYDALPHLFCEFDVLDTREDAFLSTPRRRELLEGAPVVSVPVLHTGPLERLADLTRLVGPSTCRTPGWRGALAEAAGAAGADPGRALAESDGSDLMEGLYVKVEEGGRTVDRYKWVRPGFTSAVLDSGTHWLDRPLIANGLADPEVLYAGVR; this comes from the coding sequence ATGCGCAAGTACCCGCGGACCCGGCACATCCGGGGCTCCCGCCTCCAGAGGGGCGACCACGACCTGGCGGCCGTGCCCTTCTCCGCGCTGGCCGGACGCCACCTGGTGGTGGAGGAGAAGCTGGACGGCGCCAACGCCGGGATCAGCTTCGGCCCCGGCGGCGAGCTGCGCCTCCAGAGCCGGGGCCACTACCTCACCGGCGGCCCCCGCGAGCGGCACTTCGCCCCGTTCAAGGCCTGGGCGGCGACCGTGGCTCCGCTGCTGCGGCCGCGCCTGGGCGAGCGGTACGTGCTGTACGGGGAGTGGCTGTACGCCAAGCACACCGTGTTCTACGACGCGCTGCCGCACCTTTTCTGCGAGTTCGACGTCCTCGACACCCGCGAGGACGCGTTCCTGTCCACGCCGCGCCGCCGGGAGCTGCTGGAGGGCGCCCCGGTGGTGTCGGTGCCCGTGCTGCACACCGGTCCGCTGGAGCGGTTGGCGGACCTGACCCGCCTGGTGGGCCCCTCCACCTGCCGCACCCCCGGCTGGCGCGGGGCCCTGGCCGAGGCGGCGGGGGCGGCGGGCGCCGACCCCGGCCGCGCCCTGGCCGAGAGCGACGGCTCCGACCTCATGGAGGGGCTCTACGTCAAGGTCGAGGAGGGCGGCCGCACGGTGGACCGGTACAAGTGGGTGCGCCCGGGGTTCACCTCCGCCGTCCTGGACTCGGGAACGCACTGGCTGGACCGGCCGCTGATAGCGAACGGGCTGGCCGATCCGGAGGTGCTCTATGCGGGTGTTCGCTGA
- a CDS encoding alpha/beta hydrolase family protein, with protein MPPSPHPSPSSRALRSGTALAAAAALALPLSLAASGTAAADTDPSSAPADALRAALPEPTGDHPVGRTTLHLVDGEREDVWVGGPRQLMVTLWYPARADSGRPAPYMTEAESAAMIAGLGLDLPADLMHSGVRTSSRLDVPPARTRDGFPLVVLSPGAGHNRIELSSLAEDLASHGFVVAGVDHAHEAAPVEFPDGLITECTGCQSGEWALGSSNRAEDVSFLLDRLTGPDPAWRWSRVIDASRIGMAGHSWGGTATAETLRAEERVDAGINLDGPYYPPAVEEGLDKPLALIENGQGNSWDGVEQMWPRLEGWRQWIRMEGSGHSNSIDRGVLVEQLGLTELFTPEQWRNLYGDVGVERGLELVRTYSLAFFDHHLRGGDQPLLEDPGAFHPELVVVDPDEG; from the coding sequence ATGCCCCCTTCACCGCACCCCTCCCCCTCCTCGCGCGCGCTCCGGTCCGGTACCGCGCTCGCCGCGGCCGCCGCGCTGGCGCTGCCGCTCTCCCTGGCCGCGTCCGGAACGGCCGCGGCCGACACCGACCCCTCCAGCGCCCCCGCCGACGCCCTCCGGGCCGCCCTGCCCGAGCCCACCGGGGACCACCCGGTGGGCAGGACGACCCTGCACCTGGTGGACGGGGAGCGCGAGGACGTGTGGGTGGGCGGGCCCCGCCAGCTGATGGTCACCCTGTGGTACCCGGCGCGTGCGGACTCGGGCCGGCCAGCGCCGTACATGACCGAGGCCGAGTCCGCGGCCATGATCGCGGGGCTGGGGCTGGACCTGCCCGCCGACCTCATGCACAGCGGGGTGCGCACCTCCTCCCGCCTGGACGTGCCTCCCGCGCGCACCCGCGACGGGTTCCCGCTGGTGGTCCTGTCCCCCGGCGCGGGGCACAACCGGATCGAGCTGTCCTCGCTGGCCGAGGACCTGGCCAGCCACGGCTTCGTGGTGGCCGGGGTGGACCACGCCCACGAGGCCGCGCCCGTGGAGTTCCCCGACGGGCTGATCACCGAGTGCACCGGGTGCCAGAGCGGCGAGTGGGCCCTGGGTTCGTCCAACCGGGCCGAGGACGTCTCCTTCCTCCTGGACCGGCTCACCGGCCCCGACCCCGCGTGGCGGTGGTCGCGGGTCATCGACGCCTCCCGGATCGGGATGGCCGGGCACTCCTGGGGCGGCACGGCCACCGCCGAGACGCTGCGGGCCGAGGAGCGGGTGGACGCCGGGATCAACCTGGACGGCCCCTACTACCCGCCCGCGGTGGAGGAGGGGCTGGACAAGCCGCTGGCGCTGATCGAGAACGGCCAGGGCAACTCCTGGGACGGCGTCGAGCAGATGTGGCCGCGCCTGGAGGGCTGGCGGCAGTGGATCCGCATGGAGGGCTCGGGGCACTCCAACAGCATCGACCGCGGCGTGCTGGTGGAGCAGCTCGGCCTGACCGAGCTCTTCACCCCCGAGCAGTGGCGGAACCTGTACGGCGACGTCGGCGTCGAGCGCGGCCTGGAGCTGGTGCGCACCTACAGCCTGGCGTTCTTCGACCACCACCTGCGCGGCGGGGACCAGCCCCTGCTGGAGGACCCCGGGGCCTTCCACCCCGAACTGGTCGTGGTCGACCCCGACGAGGGGTAG
- a CDS encoding DUF2786 domain-containing protein codes for MGKKGRGRQRGGDRRTAGQGAQPWAGPAPGDSPEQVVSEAVDALVLGREGGGVDLAAARLADAEDPARAGAADRAVRDALLAGVASAWARGWQPAETVRQAGRVLDPVAAAVCADAVTADLDRHSPDTVDPRWTAQVRELGAAPAWGGTGDYLAHVGAGHGLLRFEAVETALRLLAALRVLPPLHRLCPPPGAFRPRPEGSARTPEAVDQGKLARVRALLAKAESTEFPSEAEALSARAQELMARHSIDRALLAEEPGQASEAASGRRLPVDAPYDEHKAVLLHEVAEANHCRAVWDRELGLCTVMGFPGDVEAVDLMFTSLLVQAETAMRASGSVRDRSGRAAGRAFRASFMSAFSVRVGERLVESARSAEEAAAAETGTDLVPVFAAREREVEAAVAEAFGELTYSRVRGPASEDGWYEGLAAADAASLGAHRRVADR; via the coding sequence GTGGGCAAGAAGGGCCGCGGGCGACAGCGCGGCGGGGACCGCCGCACGGCCGGGCAGGGCGCCCAGCCCTGGGCCGGTCCCGCGCCCGGGGACTCCCCCGAGCAGGTCGTCTCGGAGGCGGTCGACGCGCTGGTGCTCGGCCGGGAGGGCGGCGGCGTGGACCTGGCCGCCGCGCGCCTGGCCGACGCCGAGGACCCGGCGCGGGCCGGGGCGGCGGACCGCGCCGTCCGCGACGCCCTCCTGGCGGGGGTGGCCTCGGCGTGGGCGCGCGGGTGGCAGCCCGCCGAGACGGTCCGCCAGGCGGGCCGCGTACTGGACCCGGTGGCGGCGGCGGTGTGCGCCGACGCGGTGACGGCCGACCTCGACCGCCACTCCCCCGACACGGTGGACCCGCGCTGGACCGCGCAGGTGCGCGAACTGGGCGCCGCCCCGGCCTGGGGCGGCACCGGGGACTACCTGGCGCACGTGGGCGCCGGGCACGGGCTGCTGCGCTTCGAGGCGGTGGAGACGGCGCTGCGGCTGCTGGCCGCGCTGCGCGTGCTGCCGCCGCTGCACCGGCTGTGCCCGCCGCCGGGGGCGTTCCGTCCGCGGCCCGAGGGCTCCGCGCGGACCCCGGAGGCGGTGGACCAGGGCAAGCTGGCCCGCGTGCGCGCGCTGCTGGCCAAGGCCGAGTCCACGGAGTTCCCCAGCGAGGCGGAGGCGCTGAGCGCCCGCGCGCAGGAGCTGATGGCCCGGCACAGCATCGACCGCGCCCTGCTGGCCGAGGAACCCGGGCAGGCGTCGGAGGCCGCCTCGGGGCGGCGGCTGCCGGTGGACGCGCCCTACGACGAGCACAAGGCGGTGCTGCTGCACGAGGTCGCCGAGGCCAACCACTGCCGGGCCGTGTGGGACCGGGAACTGGGGCTGTGCACGGTGATGGGCTTCCCGGGCGACGTGGAGGCGGTGGACCTGATGTTCACGTCGCTGCTGGTGCAGGCCGAGACGGCGATGCGGGCCAGCGGTTCGGTGCGCGACCGGTCCGGCAGGGCGGCGGGCAGGGCCTTCCGCGCCTCGTTCATGTCCGCGTTCTCGGTGCGGGTGGGTGAGCGGCTGGTGGAGTCGGCCCGCTCCGCCGAGGAGGCCGCCGCGGCCGAGACCGGCACGGACCTGGTTCCGGTGTTCGCCGCCCGCGAGCGCGAGGTGGAGGCCGCCGTGGCCGAGGCCTTCGGCGAGCTGACCTACTCGCGGGTGCGCGGGCCCGCCAGCGAGGACGGCTGGTACGAGGGCCTGGCGGCGGCCGACGCCGCGTCCCTGGGCGCGCACCGCCGCGTCGCGGACCGCTGA
- a CDS encoding cytochrome P450 family protein produces MRQGTGTDGRDDPPSAGSGGARCPVALPPRGDTGADTPWDALRDRHGGLVPVEVGPGVPGWLLLGYRENLQALRDHTLFSADPRPWGAEDAAPARSAALARDGEEHRRLRAAVVDTLARADTPRLVPVVERAAVHLLGRVAADGAADLIGGFAAPLPALVLNELFGLPDAYGRLLADLAPRLWSGEPDRAGPAATAVRSYFAGLVARKRADPGQDMASWLLAHPAGLTDDEAAGALALLWESGHEPTTHLIGNALLRLLEDPGVWTAYLGGTLTPEDFIDYVMWTDSPIRVLGGRYPVEDLSFSGARVRRGEPLLLGLASAHTDPSVARGDDAMARAGDRSHLSWGAGAHRCPATGLTRELARTAIDTAVDRLRGMVLAVEPEELRWRASLAVHGLEELPVWFTATGERAGSDAPVRERAPAPVTRRLRRKRGPAPRGARYQAPLAGEDGERAREERPAPAPRSRRVARGAGARYQAPFATERADPDALERLLAAWRSRD; encoded by the coding sequence ATGCGCCAGGGAACCGGGACCGACGGCCGCGACGACCCCCCGTCAGCGGGATCCGGCGGCGCCCGCTGCCCGGTCGCCCTACCCCCGCGCGGGGACACCGGCGCCGACACGCCCTGGGACGCGCTGCGCGACCGCCACGGCGGCCTGGTCCCGGTCGAGGTGGGCCCGGGTGTGCCGGGATGGCTCCTGCTCGGCTACCGGGAGAACCTCCAGGCGCTGCGCGACCACACCCTCTTCTCCGCCGACCCGCGCCCGTGGGGCGCCGAGGACGCCGCACCCGCCCGCAGCGCCGCCCTGGCCCGCGACGGCGAGGAGCACCGGCGGCTGCGCGCGGCCGTCGTCGACACCCTGGCCAGGGCGGACACGCCCCGTCTGGTCCCCGTGGTCGAACGCGCCGCCGTGCACCTGCTCGGCCGGGTCGCGGCCGACGGCGCCGCCGACCTCATCGGCGGGTTCGCCGCCCCGCTGCCCGCCCTGGTCCTCAACGAGCTCTTCGGACTGCCCGACGCCTACGGCCGCCTGCTGGCCGACCTGGCCCCGCGGCTGTGGAGCGGCGAACCCGACCGGGCCGGTCCCGCCGCCACCGCGGTCCGCTCCTACTTCGCGGGCCTGGTCGCGCGCAAACGCGCCGACCCCGGACAGGACATGGCCAGCTGGCTGCTCGCCCACCCCGCCGGGCTCACCGACGACGAGGCGGCGGGGGCGCTGGCGCTGCTGTGGGAGTCCGGGCACGAGCCCACCACCCACCTGATCGGCAACGCCCTGCTCCGGCTGCTGGAGGACCCGGGCGTGTGGACCGCCTACCTGGGCGGCACCCTCACCCCCGAGGACTTCATCGACTACGTGATGTGGACCGACTCCCCGATCCGGGTGCTCGGCGGGCGCTACCCGGTCGAGGACCTGAGCTTCTCCGGGGCTCGCGTCCGCAGGGGCGAGCCGCTGCTGCTGGGGTTGGCCTCCGCGCACACCGACCCGTCGGTGGCCCGCGGCGACGACGCGATGGCCCGGGCCGGAGACCGCTCCCACCTGTCCTGGGGCGCGGGCGCGCACCGCTGCCCCGCCACCGGCCTCACCCGCGAGCTGGCGCGCACCGCCATCGACACCGCTGTGGACCGGTTGCGCGGCATGGTCCTGGCTGTCGAGCCCGAGGAGCTGCGCTGGCGCGCGTCCCTGGCCGTGCACGGTCTGGAGGAGCTGCCGGTGTGGTTCACCGCCACCGGGGAGCGCGCCGGGTCCGACGCGCCGGTGCGCGAGCGCGCCCCGGCCCCGGTGACGCGGCGTCTGCGCAGGAAGCGCGGGCCCGCCCCGCGCGGGGCGCGCTACCAGGCGCCCCTGGCGGGTGAGGACGGCGAGCGGGCACGGGAGGAGCGGCCCGCGCCCGCCCCGCGGTCCCGCAGGGTCGCGCGCGGCGCCGGGGCCCGCTACCAGGCGCCGTTCGCCACGGAACGCGCCGACCCCGACGCCCTGGAGCGGCTGCTGGCGGCCTGGCGGTCGCGGGACTGA